In Fibrobacter sp. UWB10, a single window of DNA contains:
- a CDS encoding KamA family radical SAM protein produces MDDSSKVFTQIPDFLDYLGSDLATTIAKTTALADLDLNPKFPFLCSRHYADLIKKASDPAALLREILPTKDELKKVDGFVDDPVGDLPAGKSDCVIQKYDQRALIVSTATCGARCRFCFRKNYPFQNTPDVARQVSHWLDTHTDIWEVILSGGDPLTLGPGAFRELIEAIAMHPSVTTLRIHTRLPVMRPDLVMQHFELLRELPARFSCVLVSHVDHADELDEKSATVFAQLRFSGWTLLNQSVLLRGISDEAIKLTALCRKLFEQGVLPYYLHQLDHANGVAHFEVGDDEARKLIAEIRTKLPGYLVPKLVREIAGEKSKTPV; encoded by the coding sequence ATGGACGACTCCTCAAAAGTTTTCACGCAAATCCCTGACTTTTTGGACTATTTGGGATCCGATTTGGCGACAACTATCGCCAAAACGACCGCACTTGCCGATCTTGACCTGAATCCGAAGTTTCCGTTTCTTTGTTCTAGGCATTATGCCGACCTAATCAAGAAGGCGAGCGACCCTGCCGCCCTGTTGCGCGAAATTTTGCCGACCAAAGACGAACTCAAGAAGGTCGATGGATTTGTAGATGACCCCGTGGGCGATTTACCGGCCGGAAAATCCGACTGCGTGATTCAGAAATACGACCAGCGAGCCTTGATTGTCTCGACCGCCACCTGCGGTGCCCGTTGCCGTTTCTGTTTCCGTAAGAACTACCCTTTCCAGAACACTCCTGATGTTGCGCGCCAGGTGAGCCACTGGCTCGACACCCACACCGACATTTGGGAAGTGATTCTTTCGGGCGGCGACCCGCTGACTCTCGGTCCCGGCGCCTTCCGCGAACTGATTGAAGCGATTGCGATGCACCCCTCGGTCACCACGCTCAGAATCCACACGCGCCTCCCCGTGATGCGCCCGGACTTGGTGATGCAGCATTTTGAATTGTTGCGCGAACTACCGGCAAGGTTTAGCTGTGTGTTGGTATCTCATGTGGACCACGCCGACGAACTCGACGAAAAATCGGCAACCGTATTTGCACAGCTGCGCTTTAGTGGTTGGACGCTCTTGAACCAGAGCGTGTTGCTGCGGGGAATCAGCGATGAAGCAATCAAGCTCACCGCCTTGTGCCGCAAACTTTTCGAGCAGGGAGTGCTCCCCTACTACTTGCACCAGCTGGACCATGCGAACGGAGTCGCCCACTTCGAAGTCGGCGATGACGAAGCCCGCAAGCTGATTGCAGAAATCCGCACCAAGTTGCCAGGCTACCTGGTGCCGAAACTCGTACGAGAAATCGCCGGCGAGAAGAGTAAAACTCCCGTTTAA
- a CDS encoding roadblock/LC7 domain-containing protein, whose translation MSDFTIYSDDAAKVQRLMTAYQASVKAEYIVLCHRDGSIIAEVGSLGIDATPLAVLSTASFDSARQVGMMLGGENFQAVSFSGENRSIYIAPVDQALLLVQIFPGSKLPNRIEDFNRLLVEKLVDAVPAFTQNTSRLVR comes from the coding sequence ATGAGCGATTTTACCATTTATTCTGATGATGCCGCCAAAGTCCAGCGTTTAATGACTGCCTACCAGGCGAGTGTCAAGGCCGAATATATTGTTCTTTGCCATCGTGACGGATCGATTATTGCAGAAGTTGGCTCTTTGGGTATAGACGCAACTCCGCTTGCCGTGCTTAGCACCGCATCGTTCGACTCTGCTCGCCAGGTGGGTATGATGCTTGGTGGTGAAAACTTCCAGGCTGTGTCTTTCTCGGGTGAAAACCGTTCCATCTACATTGCTCCTGTAGACCAGGCGCTCTTGTTGGTGCAGATTTTCCCCGGCTCCAAACTTCCGAACCGTATCGAAGACTTTAACCGCCTGTTGGTCGAAAAACTGGTCGACGCTGTTCCTGCCTTTACGCAGAATACTAGCCGCCTGGTTCGTTAA
- a CDS encoding sialate O-acetylesterase: MRFFNKFSGFVPAACVAAGLMSFGAIQANAAPDPNFHIYIAYGQSNMGGTADAQSADKAENPRFKIFATQKCSGKGRNTLGEVYPAVPSLFNCGNTISIADWFGRTMADSMPDVTVGIIPVAVGGASIKLFDQDQYASYLSTAESWLQNYAKEYASDGNVTKTIIDIAKKAQEKGVIKGFIFHQGETDGGYPDWPKIVKKTRDDILKALDMSSDTVPFVAGELLRSGCCYSDRVSKLPNSMDNTYYASSEGLDGNGVDRYHFGHDAYVTFGKRYAEQMLKAINRAPVVPEPQKPFKDKSFEIPGKIEAEDFDIPGVGSGNDSYKENDSEDHGGSNYREGTGVDIYKKATGYIVGYNQEGEWLEYSVNVKEAGEYAFLAAVASANETSGFQMSLDGKNITEVISVPKNEGEDNYDDYNKVQAAVNLPAGEHILRFTVTGSWMDVDYFVFGEDEIVCVDRCTDFVRPALSHATGTESYRMFDMNGNYLGTVRASGMQELRASAKTLVKTGGSYYVKSKKGSATIRVTK, encoded by the coding sequence ATGAGATTTTTTAACAAATTCTCTGGTTTCGTGCCTGCAGCATGCGTTGCTGCGGGCTTGATGTCGTTCGGTGCAATTCAGGCGAATGCCGCTCCGGATCCGAATTTCCACATTTACATCGCGTACGGGCAGTCCAATATGGGCGGCACTGCAGATGCTCAGAGTGCCGACAAGGCCGAAAATCCGCGTTTCAAGATTTTTGCGACGCAAAAGTGCTCGGGCAAGGGCCGCAACACGCTGGGCGAGGTATACCCGGCGGTGCCTTCGCTCTTTAACTGCGGCAACACGATTTCCATTGCCGACTGGTTCGGGCGTACGATGGCTGACAGCATGCCCGATGTAACAGTCGGGATTATTCCAGTTGCGGTGGGTGGCGCAAGCATCAAGCTCTTTGACCAGGACCAGTACGCAAGCTACCTTTCGACGGCAGAAAGCTGGCTCCAGAACTATGCGAAGGAATATGCGAGCGATGGTAACGTGACAAAGACGATTATCGATATCGCAAAGAAGGCGCAGGAAAAGGGCGTCATTAAGGGATTCATTTTCCATCAGGGTGAAACCGATGGCGGCTACCCGGACTGGCCGAAAATCGTGAAGAAGACTCGCGACGACATTCTCAAGGCGCTCGACATGAGTTCCGACACGGTGCCGTTCGTGGCGGGCGAGCTCCTGCGTTCGGGCTGCTGCTATTCCGACCGCGTGTCGAAACTCCCGAATTCGATGGACAATACCTATTACGCGTCGTCCGAAGGCCTTGACGGCAACGGCGTGGACCGCTACCACTTCGGTCACGATGCCTACGTGACGTTCGGCAAACGCTATGCCGAACAGATGCTGAAGGCAATCAACCGCGCTCCGGTAGTTCCCGAACCGCAGAAGCCGTTCAAGGACAAATCGTTTGAAATTCCCGGCAAGATCGAGGCCGAAGACTTCGACATTCCGGGTGTCGGCTCGGGCAACGACTCCTACAAGGAAAACGATTCCGAAGACCACGGCGGCAGCAATTACCGCGAAGGGACGGGCGTCGACATTTACAAGAAGGCGACGGGGTACATCGTGGGTTACAACCAGGAAGGCGAATGGCTCGAATACAGCGTGAATGTCAAGGAAGCGGGCGAGTACGCTTTCTTGGCGGCGGTTGCGTCCGCAAACGAGACTTCCGGTTTCCAGATGTCGCTTGACGGCAAGAACATCACGGAAGTAATCTCTGTCCCGAAAAACGAAGGCGAGGACAACTACGACGACTACAACAAGGTGCAGGCGGCAGTGAACCTCCCTGCGGGCGAACACATATTGCGCTTTACGGTGACCGGTTCCTGGATGGACGTGGATTACTTTGTGTTCGGAGAAGACGAAATCGTTTGCGTTGACAGATGCACAGACTTTGTAAGGCCTGCGCTATCGCATGCGACCGGAACCGAAAGTTACCGCATGTTCGACATGAATGGCAACTACCTTGGAACGGTGCGGGCCTCTGGAATGCAGGAACTCCGTGCCAGCGCGAAAACCCTCGTGAAAACCGGCGGCTCGTATTACGTGAAGTCAAAGAAAGGCTCCGCAACAATCCGCGTGACGAAGTAA
- the efp gene encoding elongation factor P, which produces MGTVSTNEFRKKLKIMVDGQPYEIIENQFVKPGKGQAFNRVRIKNLVTGRTLERTWKSGDTVEEADVTFTEMTYLYNDGSTWYFLNNETQETEEIAKEALNGCEVWLLDGATVEVTWWKDPKTQATLPIEVIPPTFVDLMIIDAPPAVQGNTSGNVMRECTVETGAKVMIPLFIENNTKIRVDTRDGSYLERAK; this is translated from the coding sequence ATGGGTACTGTAAGCACCAACGAATTCCGCAAGAAACTTAAAATCATGGTTGATGGTCAGCCGTACGAAATCATTGAAAACCAGTTCGTGAAGCCGGGTAAGGGTCAGGCCTTTAACCGCGTTCGCATCAAGAACTTGGTGACTGGCCGCACCCTCGAACGCACCTGGAAGAGTGGCGATACGGTTGAAGAAGCCGACGTGACCTTCACCGAAATGACTTACCTCTACAACGACGGTTCTACTTGGTACTTCCTGAACAACGAAACTCAGGAAACCGAAGAAATCGCTAAGGAAGCCCTCAATGGCTGCGAAGTTTGGCTCCTCGATGGCGCTACTGTCGAAGTCACTTGGTGGAAGGACCCGAAGACTCAGGCAACGCTTCCGATCGAAGTGATTCCGCCTACCTTCGTTGATCTCATGATCATCGACGCTCCTCCGGCAGTCCAGGGCAACACCAGCGGTAACGTGATGCGTGAATGCACCGTCGAAACCGGCGCTAAGGTGATGATCCCGCTCTTCATCGAAAACAACACCAAGATCCGCGTGGATACCCGCGACGGTTCTTACCTCGAACGCGCAAAGTAA
- the thiL gene encoding thiamine-phosphate kinase: MFPNLGEFNFIQALLKGSADFKKEPPASRGWLGVGDDCAQFDGWLVTKDLSVENTHFRLDWSTPEQAVEKHIVSNVSDISAMGGVPRFAVLGLCINKNWSVETRNRVQAALSQGFARRGIALIGGDTVVGDVGMFSTTLLGALEGENSKPLLRSAVKPGDTLYVNGTLGKSDAGLWLLMNHPEAKDEFPTLVEYHLSPKICERAGAELLRLGAFGACMDISDGLSSELNHLALSSNVSLQIDEQKLPIDPEVLRMCAKFGQNPLNFALNGGEEYHLLFANSCLESIFIENTQLGEVCKIGNATEKSVGDPVSMLCKNGEILPVQPRAWSHL, translated from the coding sequence ATGTTTCCTAACCTAGGCGAATTCAATTTTATTCAGGCCCTTTTGAAGGGTTCCGCCGACTTTAAAAAAGAACCCCCTGCATCTAGGGGCTGGCTCGGCGTGGGCGACGATTGCGCCCAATTCGACGGCTGGCTCGTGACCAAGGATTTGTCGGTCGAAAATACGCATTTTAGGCTGGATTGGTCGACGCCGGAACAGGCGGTCGAAAAGCATATCGTTTCGAATGTGTCGGACATTTCTGCCATGGGCGGTGTCCCGCGTTTTGCGGTTCTCGGGCTATGCATAAACAAGAATTGGTCTGTAGAAACCCGCAACCGCGTGCAGGCGGCTCTTTCGCAAGGCTTTGCTAGGCGCGGAATTGCCTTGATTGGCGGCGATACCGTGGTGGGCGATGTAGGCATGTTTTCGACAACGCTCTTGGGGGCGCTCGAAGGTGAAAATTCGAAACCGCTTTTGCGCTCGGCTGTAAAACCGGGTGATACATTGTATGTGAACGGGACGCTCGGTAAGTCAGATGCGGGCCTTTGGCTGTTGATGAACCACCCCGAAGCCAAAGACGAATTCCCGACGCTGGTGGAATACCACCTGTCGCCCAAGATTTGCGAACGGGCGGGGGCGGAACTTTTGCGTTTGGGGGCCTTTGGGGCGTGTATGGACATTAGCGATGGGCTTTCGTCGGAACTGAACCATTTGGCGCTATCTTCGAACGTGAGCTTGCAAATTGACGAGCAAAAGCTCCCCATAGATCCCGAAGTTTTGCGAATGTGCGCAAAATTTGGTCAAAATCCCCTAAATTTTGCATTAAATGGGGGTGAGGAATATCACTTGCTATTTGCAAATTCGTGCCTAGAAAGTATATTTATTGAAAATACCCAATTAGGTGAGGTGTGTAAAATTGGAAATGCGACGGAAAAGTCCGTTGGTGATCCTGTAAGCATGCTTTGCAAAAATGGAGAAATTTTGCCCGTTCAACCGCGGGCATGGTCGCATTTATGA
- a CDS encoding fibrobacter succinogenes major paralogous domain-containing protein has product MKYFATLLFSAVLFVACSGESGDPIAPASNGKTSSSVKSSNSNRAQCKVEIDENCIKDDRDGQTYRIVKIGDQVWMAENLNFETDSSFCYNNEESNCAKYGRLYRWAAAVGKSESECGYGKTCSLPSGNIQGVCPSGWHLPSTAEWETLFNAVGGQSTAGGFSALPAGERYDTGDYSYEGYCAKFWSSTEGNSLGASYMYLVYNLDDARLYYCSKYYGFSVRCLQDNP; this is encoded by the coding sequence TTGAAGTATTTTGCCACGTTGTTGTTTTCTGCAGTTTTGTTCGTTGCGTGCAGTGGTGAATCTGGTGATCCCATTGCACCAGCTTCGAACGGGAAAACATCTTCTTCGGTCAAGTCCAGCAACAGTAATAGGGCTCAGTGCAAAGTTGAAATAGATGAGAACTGCATTAAGGATGACCGTGATGGTCAAACTTACAGGATTGTTAAAATCGGCGACCAGGTATGGATGGCGGAGAACCTGAACTTTGAAACGGATTCTAGTTTCTGCTACAACAACGAGGAAAGCAACTGCGCCAAGTACGGAAGGCTTTACAGGTGGGCTGCTGCGGTAGGTAAATCGGAGAGTGAATGCGGCTATGGCAAAACATGTTCCTTGCCGTCAGGAAACATCCAGGGTGTATGCCCGAGCGGTTGGCACTTGCCGAGCACGGCCGAATGGGAAACTTTGTTCAACGCAGTCGGCGGACAATCGACGGCCGGCGGGTTCTCGGCGCTCCCTGCTGGCGAAAGGTACGACACTGGGGATTACAGCTACGAGGGCTACTGCGCGAAGTTCTGGAGTTCTACGGAGGGCAATAGCCTCGGCGCGTCCTACATGTACTTGGTCTACAACCTCGACGATGCGCGCCTGTACTACTGCAGTAAGTACTACGGGTTCTCGGTTCGTTGCCTCCAGGACAATCCCTAA
- a CDS encoding ATPase, T2SS/T4P/T4SS family: MINNNKMNLGQLLLRQGVLDEDQLAHAMAEHKRTGLMLSKILVRLGMVSEETLTNILGSQMQSSTKMRIGEMLLAQGYITQEQLDKALETQKTSGKRLGRTLVDLGYMPEERLIEILSRQFEVPYVKLDNFNIDPNAYTYLPEDMCKQYRVVPLFVQKGEDERRQVRSVMTIAMTDPTNMRTISIVKFKVRMDVDVVMASDADVAKAIERVFAGHGPTEESLAELISESKDGEELETVERGQGGNDEPELSDEEGRQVVKIVTTLIHEAIARKASDIHLEPQETFLKLRYRIDGDLQVMSPIPARLMPQILSRIKLLSKMDIAEKRKPLDGRFTVRYKGSEVDLRVSSFPISLRKRGVCEKIVMRILNPNSGQFPLKDMGFDPRVLKQFIDAINAPNGIVLVTGPTGSGKSTTLYASIREILDSTINISTMEDPVELNIDGVNQGQINNAAGFTFAAGIRALLRQDPDVIMIGEMRDQETSSMAIEAALTGHLVFSTLHTNDAAGAFPRLLEMGLEPFLVSTAIKGVLAQRLVRRICKYCKEPVEISQAMRDEFHLSPDMQFYHGKGCEKCDGSGYKGRCGIYEFLVPNETVRNLIIKRSSGDVIKRAAMQECGMITLRMDGIQKALDGHTTLEQAIGASTSDD, translated from the coding sequence ATGATAAACAACAATAAGATGAACTTGGGCCAGTTGCTGCTTCGCCAAGGTGTATTGGACGAAGACCAGTTAGCCCATGCCATGGCCGAACACAAGCGTACCGGTCTTATGCTCAGTAAGATCTTGGTTCGCTTGGGAATGGTGAGCGAAGAAACTTTGACGAACATTCTTGGTTCGCAAATGCAATCTTCGACCAAGATGCGTATCGGTGAAATGCTCCTTGCTCAGGGCTATATTACCCAAGAGCAGTTGGACAAGGCTCTTGAGACGCAAAAGACCTCGGGCAAGCGCCTGGGTCGTACCTTGGTGGACTTGGGCTACATGCCCGAAGAACGCCTTATTGAAATTCTTTCGAGGCAGTTCGAAGTTCCGTACGTGAAGCTCGATAACTTCAATATCGACCCGAACGCCTATACCTATTTGCCCGAAGACATGTGTAAGCAGTACAGGGTGGTTCCCCTGTTCGTGCAGAAGGGCGAAGACGAACGCCGTCAGGTGCGTTCTGTGATGACCATTGCAATGACCGACCCGACCAACATGCGCACGATCAGCATCGTGAAGTTCAAGGTGCGTATGGATGTGGACGTGGTCATGGCCTCTGACGCCGATGTGGCGAAGGCTATTGAACGCGTGTTTGCGGGTCACGGTCCTACCGAAGAATCCTTGGCCGAACTTATCAGTGAATCTAAGGACGGTGAAGAACTTGAAACCGTGGAACGCGGTCAGGGCGGTAACGATGAACCTGAACTTTCTGACGAAGAAGGTCGCCAGGTGGTGAAAATCGTGACCACGCTGATTCACGAAGCCATAGCCCGTAAGGCATCTGATATTCACCTTGAACCGCAGGAAACCTTCCTGAAGCTGCGTTACCGTATTGACGGTGACCTGCAGGTGATGTCCCCGATTCCGGCACGTTTGATGCCGCAGATTCTTTCGCGTATTAAGCTCCTTTCTAAGATGGATATTGCCGAAAAACGTAAACCGTTGGACGGCCGCTTTACCGTGCGTTACAAGGGCTCCGAAGTTGACCTTCGTGTGAGCTCGTTCCCGATTTCGCTCCGTAAGCGTGGTGTTTGCGAAAAGATCGTTATGCGTATTTTGAACCCGAACTCCGGTCAGTTCCCGCTGAAGGATATGGGGTTCGACCCGCGCGTGCTCAAGCAGTTTATTGATGCGATTAATGCTCCTAACGGTATTGTGCTGGTGACCGGTCCTACCGGTTCCGGTAAGTCTACCACGCTTTATGCTTCTATTCGAGAAATTTTGGATTCCACGATCAACATCTCTACGATGGAAGACCCGGTGGAATTGAATATTGATGGTGTGAACCAAGGACAAATTAACAACGCCGCAGGCTTTACCTTTGCGGCGGGCATTCGCGCCCTGTTGCGTCAGGACCCGGATGTGATTATGATCGGTGAAATGCGTGACCAAGAAACTTCGTCCATGGCTATCGAAGCTGCTTTGACGGGTCACTTGGTCTTCAGTACGCTCCATACCAACGATGCTGCCGGTGCATTCCCGCGTTTGCTCGAAATGGGTCTGGAACCGTTCCTTGTGTCTACCGCTATCAAGGGCGTGCTGGCACAACGTCTTGTACGCCGCATTTGTAAGTATTGTAAGGAACCTGTCGAAATTTCGCAGGCCATGCGCGACGAATTCCACTTGAGCCCCGACATGCAGTTCTACCATGGTAAGGGTTGCGAAAAGTGCGATGGTTCGGGCTACAAGGGCCGTTGCGGTATTTACGAATTCTTGGTGCCGAACGAAACCGTGCGTAACCTGATTATCAAGCGTTCTTCGGGCGACGTGATTAAGCGCGCTGCCATGCAGGAATGCGGCATGATTACGCTGCGTATGGATGGTATCCAGAAGGCTCTCGACGGACACACGACTCTCGAACAGGCCATCGGCGCATCTACGTCGGATGACTAG
- a CDS encoding BamA/TamA family outer membrane protein — protein MFVLFACAHVFAANCRITAVQWVGERESYEESQVQALVGKSCESWPLTRDRIVSHYENRGFLSAKLMGDLDSAGVLTVSLDRGIPWVWADPENLDSSGSDIEVFRRQTRIEPGKFVSPLELERSDMKMASLGYYNRTAPAQMFRDPVRNRIIPVYHMQAASVSEAYALLTYSSETDEWEGNVNVALYNIRGTARDLTLEGYTGEDARRLEGSYKEPWIFGTEWNVIARGYFDEDSSERDAYGEIGISRDIGFDFSMGVFVGIGSNRKTSSLELSYVSLDRFVLPRSGTRFNGSIVWNMARPDSLDNYLKASAKFSRYIPLFGNWITRFSGAAGGIFPTDADLDRFDYFALGGMDSFKGMDVRFMRTRAYGYSEFALLWQDGYDLSIEAFYQPGLYRAFSRPDRGWKREHDYGVAFTQYRGNWSVNLYYALRNGENYLDGIIGFGLKTLF, from the coding sequence ATGTTCGTGTTGTTCGCTTGTGCGCATGTGTTTGCGGCGAATTGCCGTATTACGGCGGTGCAGTGGGTGGGCGAGCGCGAATCGTACGAAGAATCCCAAGTGCAAGCGCTGGTAGGCAAATCTTGCGAAAGCTGGCCGCTCACGCGAGACCGCATCGTGAGCCATTATGAAAATCGAGGATTCCTGTCGGCAAAACTTATGGGCGATTTAGATTCGGCCGGAGTGCTGACAGTCAGTTTAGACCGTGGCATTCCTTGGGTGTGGGCAGACCCCGAGAATTTGGATTCTTCGGGAAGCGATATCGAAGTATTCCGTCGGCAAACGAGAATCGAGCCGGGCAAATTTGTGTCGCCGCTTGAGCTCGAACGTTCCGACATGAAAATGGCGAGCTTGGGCTATTACAACCGCACGGCTCCGGCGCAAATGTTCCGCGACCCGGTGCGCAACCGCATTATTCCGGTGTACCACATGCAGGCGGCCTCGGTGTCCGAGGCGTATGCGCTCCTGACTTATTCTAGCGAAACCGACGAGTGGGAAGGCAACGTGAATGTGGCTCTCTATAACATTCGCGGAACCGCCCGCGACTTGACTCTAGAAGGCTATACGGGAGAAGATGCCCGCAGACTAGAAGGTTCGTACAAGGAACCATGGATTTTCGGCACCGAATGGAATGTAATTGCTCGCGGCTACTTCGACGAAGATTCTTCGGAACGCGATGCCTACGGCGAAATCGGAATTTCACGCGATATCGGCTTTGATTTTAGTATGGGTGTGTTCGTTGGCATCGGGAGCAATCGCAAGACATCTTCGCTTGAGCTCTCTTACGTGTCGCTTGATCGATTTGTGCTGCCGCGCTCGGGCACGCGCTTCAACGGCTCGATTGTTTGGAATATGGCTCGTCCCGATTCCTTGGACAATTACCTGAAGGCCTCGGCCAAATTCTCGCGGTATATTCCTTTGTTCGGCAATTGGATTACGCGCTTTAGCGGGGCCGCCGGCGGAATCTTCCCGACGGATGCGGACTTGGACCGCTTCGACTATTTTGCGTTGGGCGGCATGGATAGCTTCAAGGGCATGGATGTGCGCTTTATGCGGACCCGCGCTTACGGGTATTCCGAATTCGCGCTCTTGTGGCAAGATGGTTACGACTTGAGCATTGAAGCTTTCTATCAGCCGGGGCTTTACCGCGCCTTCAGCCGCCCTGACCGTGGCTGGAAACGCGAGCATGATTACGGTGTGGCTTTTACGCAGTACCGCGGCAACTGGAGCGTGAACCTGTACTATGCCCTCCGCAACGGCGAGAATTACCTCGACGGCATCATCGGCTTCGGACTAAAGACCTTGTTCTAA
- a CDS encoding fibrobacter succinogenes major paralogous domain-containing protein produces MKRFAALLVSAVLFVACGDDSSSSASAPVLDEDLSSSSVESNNVSSSSAKSGGSSVKSSSSVTPESSSSSVSQEVSSSSTVFSSSSAVLESDDWYGWSWDVPKESRLNPDISYDSIIDSRDNKVYKTVKIGDQVWMAENLNYFDETLDGISWCYDNDPKKCEVTGRLYTWAAAIDSVGLYDDGNGVECGYGIDCSLPDTVYGICPSGWHLPNDTEWKTLIATVGGDSTAGKMLKSQTGWVHGGNGTDDFGFSALPAGEYDPDDSYFKFTLGGYMGLFWSASQARYYKIQEEADRLSMNYSIENVYLVGWEKSLGFSVRCIKNEP; encoded by the coding sequence ATGAAACGTTTTGCTGCATTATTGGTTTCTGCAGTTTTGTTCGTTGCGTGCGGTGATGATTCTAGCAGTTCCGCATCAGCACCTGTTTTGGATGAAGACTTATCTTCATCTAGTGTTGAGTCCAACAACGTATCCTCGTCTTCGGCCAAGTCCGGCGGCAGTTCGGTGAAGTCATCCTCTAGTGTCACGCCGGAGTCGAGTTCCAGTAGTGTATCCCAAGAAGTGTCTAGCAGTTCTACTGTGTTTAGTAGCAGTTCGGCAGTTTTGGAGAGTGACGATTGGTATGGGTGGAGTTGGGATGTTCCGAAGGAGAGTCGCTTGAATCCGGACATTTCCTACGACTCCATAATAGACTCTCGCGACAATAAAGTCTACAAGACGGTGAAAATTGGTGATCAAGTGTGGATGGCAGAGAACTTGAACTACTTCGATGAAACTCTCGATGGTATCAGTTGGTGCTATGACAATGACCCGAAAAAATGCGAGGTTACGGGTCGCCTTTATACTTGGGCTGCAGCGATTGATTCGGTCGGGTTATATGACGATGGCAATGGCGTGGAATGTGGTTATGGTATAGATTGTTCCCTGCCCGACACGGTGTATGGAATTTGCCCATCGGGTTGGCACCTGCCTAATGATACAGAATGGAAAACTTTGATTGCCACAGTAGGCGGAGATTCAACGGCTGGCAAGATGTTGAAGTCGCAAACGGGATGGGTTCACGGTGGCAATGGTACGGATGATTTTGGCTTCTCTGCGTTGCCTGCTGGCGAATATGACCCGGATGACTCTTATTTCAAATTTACCTTAGGTGGCTACATGGGCTTATTTTGGAGCGCATCTCAAGCTAGGTATTATAAAATTCAAGAAGAAGCAGACCGCTTGAGCATGAACTATAGTATCGAGAACGTGTATCTGGTTGGTTGGGAGAAAAGCCTCGGTTTTTCTGTTCGTTGCATCAAGAATGAACCATAG